The Altererythrobacter sp. CAU 1644 genome has a window encoding:
- a CDS encoding DUF2924 domain-containing protein, whose protein sequence is MTVDAKIETLERMTPAELHQEWRRTFGSAAPPAFGLALMTRALAAKYQEKEQGKLTKAELRQMSSLGRKDERRKEGRVSTQAKPGTWLSRTWHGDVHEVIVLESGFEYRGKTFGSLSAVAQYITGAKWSGPRFFGLASPRLGELKIAANG, encoded by the coding sequence ATGACGGTGGATGCAAAGATCGAAACGCTCGAGAGAATGACGCCTGCCGAGCTCCATCAAGAGTGGCGCAGGACTTTTGGATCTGCTGCACCGCCCGCCTTTGGGTTGGCCCTCATGACCCGAGCACTTGCTGCAAAGTACCAAGAAAAAGAGCAAGGCAAGCTCACCAAAGCTGAATTGAGACAAATGTCCTCATTAGGTCGCAAGGACGAGCGCCGCAAAGAAGGTCGAGTCTCCACGCAAGCTAAACCAGGGACATGGCTCTCACGGACCTGGCATGGCGATGTGCATGAGGTGATCGTGCTCGAAAGCGGCTTCGAGTATCGCGGCAAGACGTTTGGCTCGCTCAGTGCAGTGGCGCAGTACATAACCGGTGCCAAGTGGTCCGGTCCGCGCTTCTTTGGTCTTGCCAGTCCGCGCCTTGGCGAACTGAAGATCGCCGCCAATGGCTAG